The Diachasmimorpha longicaudata isolate KC_UGA_2023 chromosome 14, iyDiaLong2, whole genome shotgun sequence genome includes a region encoding these proteins:
- the LOC135169089 gene encoding protein LTV1 homolog: MPKGKAKKFIDKKNSVTFHLVHRSQQDPLAADETAPQRVLVPVDAPQSSKPDKKTGDPRKRKEEQEKYGIFFDDDYDYLQHLKDVSKLPVEWSLVENPNDKKNVDKKINLPSSVFASEVEEKVGLLNKAAPISGPRIDLDPDIVAAMDDDFDYDDPENQLEDDFFQLANGEGEEVEFDEGEEDEYESDVSSGHMAISDEERDEVGSLHGSQFSFKDEETKSRFTEYSMSSSVMRRNEQLTLLDDKFERMFAAYDEVEIGALDCEEIEGYVAPDSEIVIQCAEEFERQQKESTENVTQLMKDRLKILEYNESSSEGEEGLERLAVEPREKEKWDCESVLSTYSNIYNHPKLIVEPKGLGKIKLHSKTGIPKDVLGQQSGKLTTKSLAQWDRQNDLTYGKAVGPPSIVETMKSTLSLLSTRPKDETPECRRERKKVIKEYRKERRLERKANTEAFKEEKKRQEKIMLNNQQNVQGNRIL; this comes from the exons ATG CCTAAAGGAAAAgccaaaaaattcatcgacAAGAAGAACTCCGTGACATTCCACCTGGTGCATCGTTCCCAGCAAGACCCTCTGGCAGCTGATGAGACAGCTCCCCAGCGTGTTCTTGTTCCAGTGGACGCACCTCAGTCCTCGAAGCCCGACAAGAAAACCGGAGATCCTCGGAAAAGAAAAGAGGAGCAGGAGAAGTATGGTATCTTCTTCGATGACGATTACGACTACCTCCAACACTTGAAGGACGTCAGCAAACTCCCAGTGGAGTGGTCCCTGGTGGAGAACCCGAATGACAAGAAGAATGTCGATAAGAAGATCAATCTCCCCTCCTCGGTCTTCGCATCTGAAGTCGAAGAAAAAGTTGGACTTCTCAACAAGGCAGCCCCTATATCAGGACCGAGAATCGACCTTGATCCTGATATTGTAGCGGCTATGGACGATGACTTCGATTACGATGACCCTGAGAATCAGCTCGAGGATGACTTTTTCCAGCTGGCTAATGGAGAAGGAGAGGAGGTGGAGTTCGATGAGGGTGAGGAGGACGAATATGAGTCTGATGTGTCGTCGGGGCACATGGCGATCTCCGATGAGGAGAGGGACGAAGTTGGAAGTCTTCATGGGTCTCAGTTCTCCTTCAAGGACGAGGAGACTAAGTCGAGGTTCACAGAGTACTCGATGTCCAGTTCTGTCATGAGGAGAAATGAGCAGCTGACATTGTTGGATGATAAGTTCGAGAGAATGTTTGCTGCTTATGACGAG gtgGAGATTGGAGCTTTGGATTGTGAGGAAATCGAAGGATACGTGGCTCCTGATTCAGAGATTGTGATACAATGTGCTGAAGAGTTTGAGAGACAGCAAAAAGAGTCCACGGAAAATGTCACCCAGCTTATGAAGGATCGATTGAAAATTCTTGAGTACAATGAGTCGAGTTctgagggggaggagggccTGGAAAGGCTCGCGGTGGAGCCCAGGGAAAAGGAGAAATGGGATTGCGAGAGTGTGCTGAGCACTTACAGTAATATTTATAATCATCCGAAGTTGATTGTGGAACCAAAG GGCctcggaaaaataaaattgcataGTAAAACAGGAATTCCGAAGGACGTTCTGGGTCAACAATCAGGAAAACTAACAACGAAGAGTCTGGCCCAGTGGGATCGACAGAACGATTTAACGTATGGAAAAGCCGTTGGCCCTCCCTCCATTGTTGAGACCATGAAGTCCACCCTGAGTTTGCTAAGTACTAGACCCAAGGATGAAACCCCGGAATGCAGGAGAGAACGTAAAAAGGTCATTAAAGAATACAGAAAG GAACGAAGGCTAGAACGCAAAGCGAATACGGAAGCTTTCAAGGAGGAGAAAAAGAGACAGGAAAAGATTATGCTCAATAATCAACAGAATGTCCAGGGTAACCGTATCTTATAA
- the Vha13 gene encoding V-type proton ATPase subunit G, producing MASQTQGIQQLLAAEKKAADKVTEARKRKARRLKQAKEEAQEEIEKYRQERERQFREFEAKHMGSKEDVAARIDADTKIKIEEMNKGVSGHKDKVIQEILQLVYNIKPELHKNYQIEA from the exons ATGGCTAGCCAGACCCAGGGTATCCAGCAGCTCCTGGCAGCTGAAAAGAAAGCAGCGGACAAGGTCACAGAAGCTAGAAAAC GCAAAGCTCGTAGATTGAAGCAGGCAAAGGAGGAGGCTCAAGAGGAGATTGAAAAGTACAGACAAGAACGAGAGAGGCAGTTCAGGGAGTTTGAAGCCAAG CACATGGGCTCCAAAGAGGATGTCGCTGCACGGATTGATGCAGACACCAAAATCAAGATTGAAGAGATGAACAAAGGTGTCTCCGGTCACAAGGATAAG GTGATACAGGAGATTCTGCAGTTGGTGTACAACATCAAGCCAGAATTGCACAAAAATTACCAGATCGAAGCCTAA
- the LOC135169168 gene encoding enhancer of split mbeta protein-like, which yields MAPHTTTYTVAGGMEYEEPVSRTYQYRKVMKPMLERKRRARINRCLDELKDLMVTALQAEGENVAKLEKADILELTVRHLHTLRAARRLTLTPENSYADRFREGFTQCAQEVSTFLQTTPAAAAVHPAAGAQLIRHLGGCLRRLEGSSGAGNHQVATKVPVNISQGVYTPPQSPVSVASSSEESVESSVWRPW from the coding sequence ATGGCACCACATACAACAACATATACTGTTGCTGGAGGTATGGAGTACGAGGAGCCAGTATCCCGGACTTATCAGTATCGTAAAGTTATGAAGCCAATGTTGGAGAGGAAGAGACGTGCTCGTATCAATCGTTGTCTTGATGAGCTGAAGGATCTGATGGTGACAGCACTTCAGGCGGAGGGTGAGAATGTCGCCAAGTTGGAGAAGGCAGATATTCTTGAGTTGACTGTACGACATCTTCATACGTTGAGAGCTGCAAGGAGATTGACATTGACACCTGAGAACAGCTATGCTGACAGATTCAGGGAAGGATTCACTCAGTGTGCTCAGGAAGTGTCAACGTTCCTTCAGACAACACcagctgctgctgctgttcaTCCTGCTGCTGGTGCACAGTTGATTCGTCATCTTGGGGGCTGTCTACGTAGGCTGGAGGGATCCAGTGGTGCTGGGAATCATCAAGTGGCAACAAAAGTCCCAGTTAATATTTCACAGGGTGTCTATACACCACCACAGAGCCCTGTCAGTGTTGCAAGCTCGTCGGAGGAGTCCGTTGAAAGCTCTGTCTGGCGTCCTTGGTGA
- the LOC135169367 gene encoding tubulin monoglutamylase TTLL4, with translation MDVITYNHHELSQPIPTDETEDDLEQDYEKDEQDELPFLNNSNRIIPDSESSEENTCVSPLRRSLFPNVPPYIIFQSYDSKDHNLPISVTKHLKWKLSTITPVLVRRTVVNSGFRLVKKSQDWTGTWGKHMKSNCFKSLRETQKVNHFPGTFHIGRKDRLWRNLSRLMSKHGRKEFGFVPRTYVLPQDLRSFRQVWEKTGGKEKWIIKPPASARGTGIRVVHRWSQIPKKRPIIVQQYLSKPLLIGGAKFDLRLYVLVTSFNPLRVYLYPDGLVRFASVKYNDDINYLSDRLMHLTNYSINKTSASYTSNECADSCIGHKWTIKTFMTYLEKEGVNTKKLWNSVKDIVVKTMIAGEPPINTLTRTNTTTRYSCFELFGVDILLDENLKPWLLEVNISPSLQSSSALDVAVKGPLVKNLFNIVGYQLPVDLPRKEAATLAKTYDYDSVCQDVRLGKMMLSNQEKQKQALYVNLDREDYLEDILEDLTPDDVRHLIAHEDEVSQTDRFERVFPTNDTAGYLDFFDVPRYYNLLLDAWETKYGDNREKGIEVLRKLCDNKVHLENTA, from the coding sequence ATGGACGTCATCACCTATAATCACCACGAGCTATCTCAACCCATTCCTACCGACGAAACTGAGGACGATCTCGAGCAGGACTACGAGAAAGACGAGCAAGATGAACTGCCATTTCTCAACAATTCAAACCGAATAATTCCGGATTCAGAATCAAGCGAGGAAAACACTTGCGTTTCACCACTACGCAGAAGTCTATTTCCAAATGTGCCACCTTATATAATCTTTCAATCATACGATTCCAAGGATCACAATCTGCCAATTAGTGTGACAAAACACTTGAAGTGGAAGTTAAGTACAATCACACCAGTGTTGGTCCGACGAACAGTTGTGAATTCCGGTTTTCGTCTAGTGAAGAAATCCCAGGATTGGACAGGCACTTGGGGAAAGCACATGAAGTCCAACTGCTTCAAGTCCCTGAGAGAAACCCAAAAGGTTAATCATTTCCCAGGTACCTTTCACATAGGCCGCAAGGACAGATTATGGAGGAACTTGAGTAGATTGATGTCCAAACACGGCAGGAAGGAGTTCGGCTTCGTTCCGCGTACTTACGTTCTTCCCCAGGATCTCCGGAGCTTTCGTCAAGTCTGGGAGAAAACCGGGGGAAAGGAGAAGTGGATCATCAAGCCACCAGCATCAGCAAGGGGGACAGGCATCAGGGTGGTTCACCGCTGGTCCCAAATCCCCAAGAAACGTCCCATCATCGTCCAGCAATACCTGTCCAAGCCACTGTTGATCGGTGGCGCCAAGTTTGACCTTCGATTGTATGTCCTCGTCACAAGCTTCAATCCACTCCGGGTCTATCTCTACCCCGACGGCCTCGTGAGATTCGCCTCCGTCAAGTACAACGATGACATCAATTACCTCAGCGATCGACTCATGCATCTTACTAATTACAGTATTAATAAGACATCAGCTAGTTACACGAGTAATGAGTGCGCTGATTCCTGTATCGGTCACAAGTGGACCATCAAGACATTCATGACGTACTTGGAGAAGGAAGGGGTTAACACAAAAAAACTTTGGAACTCGGTGAAGGATATTGTTGTGAAGACGATGATTGCTGGTGAGCCACCAATTAATACACTCACCAGGACCAATACAACGACTCGATACAGTTGCTTTGAACTatttggagttgatattcttcTTGATGAGAACTTGAAGCCTTGGCTGCTGGAAGTCAATATTTCACCTTCACTGCAGTCATCTTCAGCTCTTGATGTTGCTGTCAAGGGACCACTCGTGAAGAACCTCTTCAACATCGTGGGATATCAACTGCCCGTTGATCTACCTCGCAAAGAAGCAGCTACACTCGCCAAAACTTATGATTATGATTCAGTGTGTCAGGATGTGAGACTGGGCAAGATGATGTTGAGCAATCAGGAGAAGCAGAAGCAAGCTCTCTATGTCAATCTCGATCGAGAGGATTATCTTGAGGATATCCTGGAGGATCTCACTCCGGATGACGTGAGACATCTCATTGCTCATGAGGATGAGGTTTCCCAGACCGACAGGTTTGAAAGGGTTTTTCCCACTAATGACACCGCTGGATATCTTGACTTCTTCGATGTTCCCAGGTACTACAATCTCTTGCTCGATGCGTGGGAGACGAAGTACGGTGATAACAGGGAAAAGGGCATTGAAGTACTGAGGAAACTGTGTGACAACAAAGTTCATCTCGAAAATACTGCCTAG
- the LOC135169116 gene encoding enhancer of split mbeta protein-like codes for MMSYDYPHPVSRTHQYKKITKPALERKRRARMNKCVEQLKKIMIDTLETEAENISKLEKADILELTVHHLQRLQSSPPLDLVPGTPQTEDITPESRWHSGFGHCAAEACKYLAAMPGEFGEKLARHLAMGLEIAHQLSTQSVSQGVSVPQNPTAVAHSHLALPGPPSPKRPSPSMVTSHRLSPTLPPTNASAVSLEPMPNKFCNSLERSGSPIPTATDDEEEIDVEGFDDNDPMWRPW; via the exons ATGATGTCGTACGATTACCCACATCCAGTTTCGAGGACTCATCAGTACAAAAAG ATAACAAAGCCAGCattggagagaaagagacggGCTCGGATGAACAAATGCGTTGAGCAACTTAAAAAGATCATGATTGATACCCTCGAG ACCGAAGCCGAGAACATCAGTAAACTCGAAAAAGCCGATATTTTGGAGCTGACAGTCCATCATCTTCAGCGACTTCAATCGTCCCCACCCTTGGACTTAGTACCAGGGACACCTCAGACCGAGGACATCACTCCCGAGAGCCGATGGCACTCAGGATTTGGTCACTGTGCTGCCGAGGCCTGCAAATATCTCGCAGCTATGCCCGGTGAATTCGGGGAAAAATTGGCAAGACACTTGGCGATGGGTCTCGAGATAGCCCACCAATTAAGTACTCAG agtGTCTCACAGGGTGTATCGGTCCCTCAAAATCCAACGGCCGTAGCTCACTCGCACCTCGCGCTACCTGGTCCTCCATCCCCGAAGAGGCCATCCCCCTCGATGGTCACGTCTCACCGCCTCTCCCCCACACTACCCCCCACAAATGCGTCGGCGGTTTCTCTCGAGCCGATGCCCAACAAATTTTGTAATTCGCTGGAGAGAAGCGGATCACCGATTCCGACAGCTACAGACGACGAGGAGGAAATAGACGTCGAGGGATTTGACGATAACGACCCCATGTGGCGACCCTGGTAA